One stretch of Candidatus Nitrosotenuis cloacae DNA includes these proteins:
- a CDS encoding DUF309 domain-containing protein, whose protein sequence is MDRFMLHLKNTGYGPSDTGELLAKARHLGTALNCTIRDCRVATKYVEFDVSISKLVMDKLIYKLSPIAPLDHARQVIEEHIEKEDAIKQGIFYFNEERFWEAHEVLESVWKKCYEGEKDLVQGIILIAAALVHYQKAENTICLSVLGRAMDKLAHSTGMYHSIDVDAMRQKVGEIRRSGQILPFTI, encoded by the coding sequence TTGGACCGATTCATGTTGCACCTCAAAAACACTGGATACGGCCCAAGTGATACTGGCGAGCTGCTTGCAAAGGCAAGACATCTTGGGACTGCACTGAACTGTACAATTAGGGATTGCCGAGTCGCCACAAAATATGTCGAGTTTGATGTGTCAATTAGCAAGCTGGTAATGGATAAGCTGATCTACAAACTATCACCAATTGCACCCCTTGATCATGCAAGACAGGTAATCGAGGAGCACATTGAAAAAGAGGATGCAATCAAGCAGGGGATATTTTATTTTAACGAGGAGCGGTTCTGGGAGGCCCACGAGGTCCTAGAGAGCGTATGGAAAAAATGCTACGAGGGCGAAAAAGACCTAGTTCAGGGAATCATACTGATTGCAGCTGCCCTAGTTCATTACCAAAAAGCCGAGAACACCATCTGCCTTTCCGTTCTGGGGCGGGCAATGGACAAGCTGGCACATTCTACTGGAATGTATCATAGTATTGATGTGGATGCGATGCGACAGAAGGTAGGAGAAATTAGGCGTTCTGGGCAGATCTTGCCATTCACTATATGA
- a CDS encoding alkaline phosphatase family protein — protein MSDNSKVKMVYVLLDGVGDLPHPDLKGTTPLDYAKTPSLDRMTKNGAMGEVISVGKGIAPESDIAVFNMLGYKFQHSEYAGRGVIEAIGTGIDFKDGDLALRGNFATLDDSGIISDRRAGRKIEKEDALAVSKEIEDTIQFSEPGASVVVTPTIGHRVVVRIRCEGKQLSSEITNTDPAYSRVDGMGIAKAVGDYLKIERCLPLKDVPNSALTAKLVNEFTEQSLKILRESKTNQIRKQQGKKMLNSILLRDAGNHYPKVVPINDLYSMRFSCIVDMPVEIGISEVLKMRTFNAGGLTDYEEKARVAAKAMETENAIYVHLKGPDEFGHDGDAIGKMKNIEEIDQRFFGTLLDNIDTSKVAIVVSADHSTPCINKGHSDDPVPVLVSGDMVKKDNSTRYTERNAKLGSIGLLEGAQVVKTAIQLII, from the coding sequence ATGTCGGACAATTCCAAAGTGAAAATGGTTTATGTTTTGTTGGACGGAGTCGGCGACTTGCCACATCCGGATCTAAAAGGAACCACACCGCTAGATTATGCAAAAACTCCAAGCCTTGATAGAATGACAAAAAATGGCGCAATGGGAGAGGTCATATCAGTTGGAAAGGGAATCGCACCGGAATCCGACATTGCAGTCTTTAACATGCTTGGCTACAAGTTTCAGCACTCGGAATACGCAGGAAGAGGTGTAATTGAGGCAATCGGAACCGGAATTGACTTTAAAGATGGTGACTTGGCGTTGCGTGGAAACTTTGCAACACTTGATGATTCAGGCATCATATCTGATAGGCGTGCAGGTCGTAAAATAGAGAAAGAAGACGCACTAGCAGTATCAAAGGAAATCGAGGACACCATACAATTCTCAGAGCCTGGCGCATCAGTTGTTGTTACGCCAACAATAGGACATCGGGTTGTGGTTAGAATTCGTTGTGAGGGCAAACAGTTATCATCAGAAATTACAAACACAGACCCAGCATATTCACGGGTGGATGGCATGGGAATTGCCAAGGCAGTTGGAGATTATCTGAAAATAGAGCGATGTCTACCATTAAAGGACGTTCCAAATTCTGCGCTTACTGCCAAACTAGTAAATGAGTTCACAGAACAATCACTGAAAATTCTCAGGGAAAGTAAGACCAACCAGATCAGAAAACAGCAGGGCAAGAAAATGCTCAATTCCATTTTACTTCGAGACGCCGGCAACCATTATCCAAAGGTAGTTCCAATCAATGACTTGTATTCAATGAGATTTTCATGTATAGTGGACATGCCAGTGGAAATCGGCATATCCGAGGTGCTCAAGATGCGCACATTCAATGCTGGCGGTCTGACAGACTATGAGGAAAAGGCCCGTGTGGCAGCAAAGGCAATGGAGACGGAAAATGCAATCTATGTTCATCTGAAAGGCCCAGACGAATTCGGCCACGACGGCGACGCAATCGGAAAGATGAAAAACATTGAGGAAATTGATCAGCGATTCTTTGGCACACTACTTGATAATATTGACACTAGCAAGGTAGCAATAGTGGTATCAGCGGATCATTCCACGCCATGCATCAACAAGGGCCACTCGGATGATCCAGTACCGGTCTTGGTTTCTGGCGATATGGTAAAAAAAGACAACAGCACAAGATACACAGAGCGAAACGCAAAGCTTGGAAGCATCGGACTATTGGAAGGTGCCCAAGTGGTAAAGACTGCAATTCAGTTAATCATATAG